The following are encoded in a window of Tolypothrix sp. PCC 7712 genomic DNA:
- a CDS encoding ParB/RepB/Spo0J family partition protein encodes MCARKTPNLTNYFSGAKQSQHLSAAEEEIQQLKAEIEELRSKNSSDLESQLKELRKQLESQSGILSISLEQIEPNPEQPRQTFLPESIESMSRSLSRDGQLQPIILIQRGNHLLIFDGERRWRSAKSIGWQTIQAVIIPEPVTLHRKALLTSLHREDLNPLDKAEAIVREISTITGLNIQDIPRLLSTVVRRLNAQKRIKSVLELVTADTKEQEQELEILDISESEKAVLRVLLDLQLNPASIDANIFPMLSLAEDLKIAIRSGLKGVHAMALQKLSAKNLGLSEQEANSIREKTTQKVIAEKLSAIATRKLVTEVLASQSKSSVTNDTSTQDLTQTSRRLQKLSLESLKKANPSELLQFQEVLRQKLVEIEQVLKQN; translated from the coding sequence ATGTGCGCTCGTAAAACTCCTAATCTTACGAATTATTTTTCAGGTGCGAAGCAATCTCAGCATTTATCTGCTGCTGAGGAAGAAATACAGCAATTAAAAGCAGAAATTGAGGAACTCCGTTCTAAAAATTCTAGCGATTTAGAATCACAACTTAAAGAGTTGCGAAAACAACTAGAATCTCAATCAGGGATTCTATCAATTTCTCTCGAACAAATTGAGCCGAATCCAGAACAACCTAGACAAACATTTTTGCCTGAAAGTATCGAATCAATGTCTCGCTCTTTAAGCAGAGATGGACAACTACAACCCATTATTCTGATTCAGAGAGGTAATCATCTATTAATATTCGATGGAGAAAGACGCTGGCGAAGCGCTAAAAGTATAGGTTGGCAAACTATACAAGCAGTAATAATTCCAGAACCAGTTACTTTACATCGCAAAGCATTACTGACTTCTCTTCATCGAGAAGATCTTAATCCTCTTGATAAAGCAGAAGCGATTGTACGGGAAATATCTACAATCACTGGGTTAAATATTCAAGACATTCCGCGCCTCCTGTCAACAGTAGTACGACGTTTAAACGCACAAAAGCGTATAAAGTCAGTTTTGGAACTAGTAACAGCGGATACGAAAGAACAAGAGCAAGAACTAGAGATTTTAGATATAAGTGAGTCAGAGAAGGCAGTATTAAGGGTGTTATTGGATTTACAACTAAATCCTGCTTCTATCGATGCCAACATTTTTCCAATGCTATCTTTGGCAGAAGACCTAAAAATTGCAATCCGAAGCGGACTCAAAGGTGTTCATGCAATGGCATTACAAAAACTATCAGCTAAAAATTTAGGATTATCTGAACAAGAAGCCAATTCCATTAGAGAAAAAACTACGCAGAAAGTAATAGCTGAAAAATTATCTGCTATTGCTACACGAAAATTAGTTACTGAGGTGCTAGCATCTCAATCAAAATCATCAGTAACAAATGATACTAGTACTCAGGATTTAACACAAACGTCTCGTCGTTTGCAAAAACTTTCTTTAGAGTCGCTCAAAAAAGCGAATCCTTCTGAATTACTACAGTTTCAAGAAGTACTACGCCAAAAATTAGTAGAAATTGAACAAGTACTAAAACAAAATTAA
- a CDS encoding sigma-70 factor domain-containing protein, translating into MSSLSSDMVRVYLQGIGQFPLLTADQEIVYGRQVQQMMTIEQHFDTLSQQLNCEPTLNELAVDVDKSETEVTQILQPGKRAKQKMVTANLRLGYYYLNIDN; encoded by the coding sequence ATGTCTAGCCTCAGTTCCGACATGGTTCGCGTTTATTTGCAAGGGATTGGTCAGTTTCCCTTATTAACAGCAGACCAAGAAATTGTTTATGGCAGGCAGGTACAGCAAATGATGACCATCGAGCAACACTTTGATACGCTCAGCCAACAATTGAATTGCGAACCAACTTTGAATGAATTAGCTGTTGATGTTGACAAAAGCGAAACTGAAGTAACTCAAATACTTCAGCCAGGGAAACGAGCAAAGCAAAAAATGGTGACAGCAAACCTGCGGCTGGGGTACTACTATCTAAATATTGATAATTAA
- a CDS encoding helix-turn-helix domain-containing protein: MQERQKRLAQLIEQLLQDGWTQTTLSEALGVDFTTVYRWLKGKTIPEADSRNFQRLAKVTGGDSVSLQLYLDGEISLSTYCKDLEKQQVEGIKKRKILTSEQIKREVLAQIYLLDPADIAEVISTSVAFLIKRA, translated from the coding sequence ATGCAGGAACGCCAGAAACGATTAGCTCAGTTGATTGAGCAGCTGTTACAAGATGGCTGGACTCAAACGACCTTATCTGAAGCGCTCGGTGTAGATTTCACAACTGTTTATCGGTGGTTGAAGGGTAAAACTATTCCCGAAGCTGATTCTAGGAACTTTCAGCGGTTAGCGAAGGTAACTGGTGGCGATAGTGTATCATTACAACTCTACTTAGATGGAGAAATTTCGCTATCCACGTACTGCAAAGATTTGGAGAAACAACAAGTGGAGGGTATAAAAAAACGTAAAATATTGACTTCTGAACAGATTAAAAGAGAAGTTTTAGCACAGATTTATTTACTTGATCCAGCAGATATTGCAGAAGTAATTTCTACAAGTGTAGCATTTTTAATTAAACGAGCTTGA